GAATACCTCCGTACCCACAGAGGTCAGATTTCTGACAGAAATGGCGCCCGCAACCCGTGGAGAGACATTTTTGATCTCAGACTTGCTCAGGAAATCCCAAGCATCATGAATCATAAATTCACAATTACCCTCGACATCCTCAATGTTCTCAATCTGCTCAACAGCGACTGGGGATATGATGAATCAATCTTCTCAACTTCGAATGTTGTAAGAATGGTTAACAGAAGTGTCGGTGGAAAACCTGTTTATTCATTCTCTGCTCCAACTACCAATGTTCCCTGGGCAGCAAGTGATGTAAACAGCCGCTGGGCTATGCAACTTGGTGTAAGATACACCTTTTAATAGCTATGAGGTATGAACTATGAGCTGAATTGTAAATAGTTTGTGCTGTCTTTTTAAGCTGCCTCGGAAACGGGGCAGCTTTTTTTTTTGAGCATCTATTGCTTTTGGTGATTTTTTTTGACATGTTTAAGGTGTGAGGAATTTATCTTTTTACCTTGAACGACATAAAACAGAGATCGCCATGAAAAGAACATTTATTTTCGCGATTTTACTCACCTTTGCTTGTAGTGCACAAGGATTCTGGATCCAAACTCAACTCCCCGCCACCGGATCGATCAATTCAATCGCCATCTCGCCGGGTGGTACTCTCTTCGTCGGTACCGAATTTGCTGCAGCAGGAAGCGGCGTATTTAAATCGACCAATGACGGACTTACATGGTCACTTGCAAACACCGGACTTACCTCATCCACAATAAAAGTGGTAGCAATGGGGGGAAGTAATGGCGATTTGTTTGCAGGATCATCAAGTCTCTTCCGCTCCACCAACCAGGGAGCATCGTGGACGGATATAGGTAACAGCCTATCTACACCTTATGTAAGGGCTATCGATTTCGACGACAGCAACTATATATATGTCGGCACGGAGGGGGGTGGAGTATTCAGGTCAACGAATAATGGAAGTTCTTTTACCTTTTCAGGTCTCTCCGTTTTCAATGTTAAAACCCTTCATTGTGACAATTTTGGCTTTATCTATGCGGGAGGAGGCAACCTCTACAGGTCATCAAACAGAGGAGCTACCTGGTTTGTTTTTAATACAGGGATGCAGGGAACAACCGTAGAGGAAATCGTGAGCAACAACATCGGCTACATATATGCCGGAACCTATGGTAACGGAGTCTATCGCTCCACGAACAGCGGGCTGTTATGGGTCCCGGTTAACAACGGATTGACCAATCTTAATGTTGTATCACTCGCGATCAATGCGGTAGGCCACCTGTATGCGGGTACATATGATGGAGGAGTTTTCAGGTCAAAGGATCAGGGGGAGAACTGGACAGAGGTCTCTTCGGGTCTGAATACAACCGGTATTCCGGCACTTGCATTCAATCCCTCGGGGAATATTTTTGCCGGTTCGACCGATGGAAAGGTGTTCAAAAGTACCGGTTCCACCACTTCCCTGAAGGATGATGAAGGGCAACCCTCAGGGTTCACCCTTTCACAAAATTATCCCAATCCGTTCAATCCGGTAACAGTTATAGAATACACTTTAACAGAGACTGCGGAAGTGGTTTTAAAAGTATTCGCTGTTGATGGTACAAAAGTTGCGACACTCCGTGAAGGGGTAAAAACTCCCGGTAAACACCGGATACTTTTTGACGGCAGCACTCTCTCTTCAGGAGTTTACAGCTATGCACTATTTGCAGGAAAGGAAAGGATGGTCAGGAAGTTGGTTTTGGCTAAATAAACAGAATTAATTATTAGTTTTGAGTTATGAATTATGAGTTGGAGCTCACTGGAGGGTGAAAACTTTCCACAAAAAAATTCCCCGGTTTATTCAGGTGAAAATTAATAACTCATAATTCATAACTCATAATTAACTCAGTCCGGAATTACCTCCAAAGCCGGATGCACATCTCTTTTGAGGAGGCTTTCGATCGCGGAGAGGGTGCCTCTTTGTGCACTCGGACAACTTCCGCAGGCGCCTTGATATCTGACTTTGAGGGAGTATCCTTCGAGTCCGAGGATTTCGAGACCGCCACCGTCGTAGGCAAGGGCGGGGACGACTTTCTTATTCAATACATCGGATATTTGCTTAAGGAGTTCGCTGGTATTTTCATCCATTCCTTCAGGGGTAGCTTCCTCGGGAATCAGTTTTTCATCGAATTTGCTTAAAAACATCAGGAAAGGTCTCTGGATTTTTCCCCAGTCATATCCCTGTTTCTTCTCAATAGTTATGAATTTGTCCATATAGAATACGGACGCGACACCCTCAAGTTCGAAGATACCTTTAGCCAGCAGATCCTGTTCGGCATCCTGTGGAGTGCTGTATTGTCTCGAAGTGAAGTGGAGCAGTTTTTGATTTAGAACAAATTTAATTGCGTGTGGATTTGGAGTAAGTTCAACATCAACTACATGTAACATGGTAACCTCTGTGTACGGAGACCGTACTTGTTCTGCCCTTCTCGGGCGATTTAATCAACGGGACTAAGTCAGTTTATGCTTGAAAAATGCGTATTTTGCTATGCAATATAATTAAAATTTGGCGCTCA
This is a stretch of genomic DNA from Bacteroidota bacterium. It encodes these proteins:
- a CDS encoding T9SS type A sorting domain-containing protein: MKRTFIFAILLTFACSAQGFWIQTQLPATGSINSIAISPGGTLFVGTEFAAAGSGVFKSTNDGLTWSLANTGLTSSTIKVVAMGGSNGDLFAGSSSLFRSTNQGASWTDIGNSLSTPYVRAIDFDDSNYIYVGTEGGGVFRSTNNGSSFTFSGLSVFNVKTLHCDNFGFIYAGGGNLYRSSNRGATWFVFNTGMQGTTVEEIVSNNIGYIYAGTYGNGVYRSTNSGLLWVPVNNGLTNLNVVSLAINAVGHLYAGTYDGGVFRSKDQGENWTEVSSGLNTTGIPALAFNPSGNIFAGSTDGKVFKSTGSTTSLKDDEGQPSGFTLSQNYPNPFNPVTVIEYTLTETAEVVLKVFAVDGTKVATLREGVKTPGKHRILFDGSTLSSGVYSYALFAGKERMVRKLVLAK
- a CDS encoding NifU family protein, whose protein sequence is MLHVVDVELTPNPHAIKFVLNQKLLHFTSRQYSTPQDAEQDLLAKGIFELEGVASVFYMDKFITIEKKQGYDWGKIQRPFLMFLSKFDEKLIPEEATPEGMDENTSELLKQISDVLNKKVVPALAYDGGGLEILGLEGYSLKVRYQGACGSCPSAQRGTLSAIESLLKRDVHPALEVIPD